In Osmia lignaria lignaria isolate PbOS001 chromosome 13, iyOsmLign1, whole genome shotgun sequence, the DNA window CATAAATATTATCCTTGTACCTTTGACATTGTATATACCAACAAGgacaaataaaatgtaaaaatactgTGGTTATAATGAATACATAAGATAGAGTTTGCGAAAGAAATAAGAGAAGATATAAAGTACTAAATGTTAATAaagttgaaataaatattttattgcttAATGTATGCATTAAAAATGGTAATAAAACAAAACACTGTACAGAAACTGTTAGAAGAGAAAATGCATGAGACGGAGATACTAATCTGGAAGCTAACATTAAGGAACCAAAAATTGAAGATGTAATAGATAAAGAATCTGATAAAGATATTTGCAAAGAACCATATTTGctaaatattaaatgtacaagaAACATTAATATTGTCATGGCATAAATTGTATCTGTACTAATAGTTTCGGTCAAAGTTTTTAAAACTGGCGATAAAATATATCCGaaagtaagaaaaattaatacagTTCTGAGATCTTTAGTTAATTTGGTCAAAGTATTTGGTTCTTTTAAGCAGAAGATACAATAACCAAACACTGTACAAATTACACCCGATATAAATATGATATTTGGACTGGTCCATTCTTTGTTTAACCAGATAAATATAATGACGAAAAGAATTACAATGTTTAATTGAATACATACACTAGCACCGAAAGTTATTGCCTCAATTAATGTTACATTGTTTGGCTTTATATTTTTACGCAATTGCTTCAAAAATGTACTATCTGTATAATTGTCTGGTAAAccataattttcatataaatttttctgCCACTGTACTTCGGTCATACtcgtttttaatgaaatttgaatgACATATGAATATTTACAATCATTTCGTTGATTAAATACTATTACCAAAGGTTAGCATTTTTAAAGTGATGTTCATTCATTCTTCAGTATTGCTCAACgttcattgaatttttaattatctgctataaaaaaaaaaaccaacaatttttatcaattttgaaTCACTCTTAATTTTGATTTCATAGATTATTGGATAgtgtatttaattaaaagacCTTACGCTCGGTAGATAGTTTAACCTGGTTAAAAAGACTTTGGAAGGCACTATATATGCTATAAATCCAATAAATAAATACAGTTTGTTAAAAATGCAAAGAATATATAATTCCAGAAGACAGATAATTACTTTATTTAGCCTGAATTAATCAATCAAATTGACTTGGTTACACGAATAGTCCATAAACATTATATCATTAACGATTGGTTATCTTCCATCATCCTTCCACAACTTTTTTATCGAATAACCTCTAAGCGCATAACCTACAAATTTTACTAAGCTGAATGAAGAAGTATTTATATACGTGGAAGAAATATGGCTGAAATTTAGAATGATTTGAATGAAATGTATTTTGAACGAATcacttttctcctttttctttacatttagacattttttctttattatatgcAAATAGGTAAATAAAttgagtattttttttttaaatatttgtacctATATAAGTATTTACCTACTTATATAAATACAGTCAAtatgttttatataatatttatatttttgttacagaaGAATCATTAGAATTTGATTGAATGAGCGCAAttaaaaaacaagaaatatgcaaaaatttaGACGAGCTcaagcagaaaataaaatagcaaTTAATAAGCATTTAGAAGCTAATGCCTATTTAGAATCATCCAGCGAGGATGAGGATGATAGAAATGAAGAAGATATGCAAAATGTGGTTGAAAAGGTGCTATCCGCTTATCAAGGAAGAGAGGCAGATTCAGAAAAAATTTtatcatatttaattaatatttttcaatctgGTAGTGCTGTTTGCTTGATATGTATTTCAACTATAAAGAAAGCAGATGCGGTATGTTAAATTGTGTAtcttaaaattgttaattttacgTTGAAAATGTATTGCAGTTGTTTAATGGAAATATTTTAGATTTGGAACTGCAATAAATGTTATGCATTTTTACATTTATCATGCATTTTGCATTGGATACGGGATAGTTTAAATGTTAAACATGAAAAAGGTATCGCACCAGTATGGGCATGGTAAGTAACAcgttaatgaaaatatattacgCTCTGTATCAACTGTAACGCGATATATCGCCatatttttgtacatatttcAGTCCAAAATGTCGCACAGAATACGAACAAGACGAAGTTCCTCGTAATTATAAATGTTTCTGTAAAAAAGTCGTGGATCCTTCTTATTATCCATGGAATATTCCACATTCTTGTGGAGAAACTTGTGGAAAAGCTTTGCAACCGGAGTGCGGTCACAAATGTGTATTACTTTGTCATCCAGGACCATGTCCTCCTTGCGGAAAAACAATATCGATAAGCTGTTATTGCGGCAAACAAGTGCCACAGCCACGACGATGCAATGCAAAAGAATGGAGCTGTGATACCGTATGcgataaaaaatataaactatGCTCGCATAGTTGCAAGCAAGTGTGTCACACAGGTGAATGCCCTCCTTGTGGAGAAGCGTTATTGATAGAGTGTCATTGCAAGAGTAAGAAAGAAATGAAGCAATGCTTTGAAGGCTCGTGGATTTGCGACATACCCTGTCGTAGAGCACTTTCATGTAACGTTCATATTTGCCAAAGCACCTGCCATTTACCTGGCGATTGTGGAAATTGTCCATTAGAGAAGAATAGGACTTGTCCTTGTGGAAAGAAACGATATGCGGTATCTTGCGAACAAGAACAGGTACCAACGTGTGGAGACACGTGTGGAAAATTATTAGAGTGTGGCTCACATTATTGTAATATGAGATGTCATACAGATAAATGTGGTCAATGTTTAGAGGTAGTGAGGAAATCATGCCGTTGTGGTAGTTATCAAAAAGAAATTGCATGCGGTAAAGAATTCCATTGCAACAAGAAATGCACGCAAATGCGTCTATGTGGAAGACATTTATGCAATAAAAAATGCTGTGACTGTTTAATGAAAAACATATACAACGTATGCGAAAAGATATGCGACAACGCTTTAAACTGCCGTAAGCACAAGTGTTCTGCACCTTGTCACAGCGGTCCTTGTTATCCATGCGAGAGAACCGAtattattcaatgtagatgtggttataataaaataacaataccGTGTGGTACGATGAAGAAAATTAAACCACCGGCATGTAATAAACCATGCAAGATACCGCCGATTTGTCATCACCTTAAAAGGGAAACTCACAAATGCCACCAAGGCCCTTGTCCACCTTGCAAAAAAATTTGTGGTTTGATATATAAAAGATGCGGCCATTCTTGCGTTGCTGTTTGTCATACAAAAGTTTGGGtaaaagtgaataaaaatgacGTGAAAACGCAACCCACAGGTCCATGGGATATACAGAAAGAAACTATGCAGCTTAAAACACTACCCTGTCCGGCATGTGAAGTATCTGTACCGGTAACTTGTTTAGGAGGCCATGAAATACGTCCATGGCCTTGTCATGCAGCTAAACCTACTTCTTGTGGAAGACTTTGCGGAAGAATATTACCTTGTACCAATCATAGATGCGAATTAGATTGCCATAAAGTAGCATCTTCTGAAGATGCAAAGAATAGCATTCCATGCATGGAATGTGAAAAGCCATGCTTGTTTCCACGACCGCAAGGCTGCACGCATTTATGTCCAAAACCATGTCATCCAGCGCCTTGTAGTCCTTGCAAGCAATTAGTCAAAATTTCATGCCATTGTGGTATAggcacattatatcgaaggtgtTCTGAATTAACATCAGCTACGATCGAGCAACGTAATGAACTACTTAAATGTGGAAATCAGTGTccaaaaaatgtaattaaatctttTCTAGTGATTACTAAGTACGTATATACATTGATTTCTTTCTAATTAATCGTTTTTCGTTACAGTATTCTTGTGGGCATAGATGCATGAATAATTGTCATCCTGGTCCATGCACAAATGAAAacgaatgtaataaaaaaataaaattattctgctCGTGCAAACGTATCAAGAAAGACTATATATGTTCGATGGTACAAAAGCaagaaatttctataaaatgcgATGAAATTTGTATTAAGTTGAAGAATGAGAAGCGCCAAGCTGAAGCCGCATTATTAGAACAGAAACGACAAGTAGAGGAAATGCGTAATCAAGAAGAAATCAAGAAATTCGAACGAAAATTCAAATCTCGGCGTAAAGGAAAAGATAAATTTGATAGGAAACAATTCCATGAAGAGACGTgtaataattatagaaaatgctggattttaactattttaataactttaataagtattttaatatattatgtaGGTATGGAGAAACTGTAAATAGTTGAAAACAGTTAAAAACCATgcaaacaatattttgtaattttgattGTAGAAAAAGCAGGTTTTTTAGctgaattgaataaaataatttttattctgtaAACTATTGTTATACGCTTAATGAAACATGAGATTGTAAGAAATGATAATaagtataatttattgaaattatgcgaaaaaagaattagaaattCGTAGAAATCAGCCCctccaagctccactcttgtgatttttatgcaaattttagGTTTACGCCTCACTACCAGGAGGCGCTGATGTCGCTTCTCTTCATGCATaccttgtatgtatgtatatatgtacatatcacTGATTTTAATATACACAACTAAAGACatcgtgacgtcatgttcccgcgaaattcGCCGCGGtattcaattgtttcaaaatgtAAAGAAACTAAAGAAAAGTTAAATATACGACGAAAAGCTGAATATTTTACATTTACACTTCTGTAAATCAAGtaatatgttagtaaaaatatcgtataatatgtgttttgaattcgtctcAATGTCCTCTAAATAtagtaaacaaaaaaaatatatggtcctATTTGTAAAACCCAAGGTGACCTCGACTTCGCCATGAAAACAAACtgttttcgatattttttttactgatatCTATTCTACACTTCATACCCTGCAACTCTTGttctaaacttttttttgtcagatggtTGCAAATGGATGAAAAATCATGAGTAACGTTAcaggtaacaccctgtataatcgaAACATAGTCATATGCGAAAAAATGAGTGAAAATTCGTCATCTATATACTATcatattacaccgacgtggtgccgatgcacttgattaCGAATACGGTTTGAACgtagagcatacccaacactgcCCAATACTCTCGCGGTTCAGCCCGCGCTGactgcgcgctctgattggccagtgtttttcgttaataattcgaaaacgaagccttaaccaacattttggcaaaggaaaaagttgtttaaaatgaccTCGGCAATCACAATCATTCTtccacgggtcctaccccagttctgggacaccctgtatacattgTCCCATACATATAACATATAACCCCTTAAAGAAACTTTTATGATCCATAAAAAATAACGTTGCATTGATTATCTCCCATATGTTTGGGATTACATATAATTACCACTGTAATTACTATTGAATGACATATTGTATACATGCATAGAAACGTGTGCTTCACAAATATTGTTATAACATCATAAAACATGATCAATTAAAATGATAAACCTCTcggttatttttaattgatgatTAAATTGATTtgttaaaacaataaaataactTTGATTAATAATGCGATGACGGTCTCAAATCCTCTTATCAAAGAACTGAAAGGTAATTAACGACTTTTTTTCATAGGTTAGAAAAGTATTTCACTAATGAAATATCTAATGATAATATTAATCTCCctttacaaatattaatatttttatttatttgaattagaAAATGATTATATCAAATTTGTTATCATGGTAACGTACTTTCAGGCTGGACACGAAAGCTAACAGAAGGAGACAGAGAGATTGATGATGAAAATATAGATCTGCCTTTCTTTTGTAAATGTTTAGAGAAATGCTTTCAAAAAGGCATATTGCTTCGTTTCAATCCTATAGGTTTTCCAAAGTTACCTGATGCTTGGTACTGGCTAGAAGAAATTGCAGAAAAAAATTTTAGGTCTATAAAAAGATGTAAATTATTcttcaaaaagaaatattttctaatttttttttaattctttccattattttattatttgcacaTTAAAATAAGTGATACTTTATTTAAAAGTACATTATGTTTTACAATTTATGAAATCAAAATGCTACTGTTTTAGTTCCTGTTGTACCTACTCTTTGGTAGTTGAACAAGTAAAACAATCACCAAAAGTTCATACAGCTACTGGACGTCTTAGACTTTTAATTAGAACATGTTTGATACGAAAGTGCCTTCATGTGCCAGTCGAAATGCTGGTATACCCAAATTATActtattttttgaataatacatttttttttattctgtattattaacaaataattataaatgcaagattttttaatttttaacaattaacaGTTGTTACATGCAAAACTCCATAGGTCAGAACACCATTAATGGCTATTAATTACTATGATAAGAACAGTATTCTGGGAGATGATATTCTTGGTGAAATATTGTTATCAGTATTACTGCAAAGCAGTaaactaaattttaaattaaatttacgaAATTCGAGTTTCCTCGATGAGTCCTGGCAATTACCAGAATGTGTAACTTTGGAATTAGTACCATCTAAAAGTTTAGGTATTTCAGTATGGTAAGAAACTTCAGTCATTAAAACAAActtctaattttatatttttaattattatcttatatcatTGTAGTTTCATTAAAGGGAAAGCATTGGTAGTTAATTTGGACAGAAACTGTGTAGCTGCAGAAGATGTAAGGAATATAATACCTACTTAAGATTTTACCtaaatatgaaataatgtattttaatatttgttttcATATTGTCCAAGGATAAAGTTGAAATTGGAGATATATTAGATGAGATAAATGGAACTGCTATAACATCTAATACTAAAGGACAGTTgcgaaaaattatgaaaaaaagtgTAGGCCAACCAGTGTGCCTATATGTAATTAAAGTATGTATTCTAGATAATATTTCTTGCAAACTATATAAGATAATATTGTATAATTGATTTTTAGCACCGtaataaagaaacaaatgaaTTATACATTCCAATTATACATCTCATAAAAAATTCAGATATCGAaggtttgaaaaaaattttaaaaaaattcagttCAGAAAACAATGAGGAGAAGCAAAAGAAAGAGACAATAAAACCAGAAAACAAGGCATTAAATGCTGGATTTTGTGTTAAATATTGTGGTTCTGCATATATTGGTACAGAAGGCGATGTTAAACAAATTGAAAGAGCAATTTTGCTAATAATAAAATCAGAGGAAATAAAGTCGATTCCTGCAAAATTTGAATGTCTAGAAATTGGAATTAGAGTGACGCAAGACACTGATGATAAAGTATGTAAACATAACTCTTAATGAACACAAATATATGATATAATAGTAAATTCTGTTTAAATGTTAGGTAATATGTAAACAAAGTTACATGGAAATTTCGTCTTGTGGCCGTACGAGAAACATTCCTAATTATTTTGCATTCATTGCAGGgtaatacaaataatattatacagctttaaatatatctaataatttatttatacttcaaaattataaaataatctatGCGATTAAtctaaatgtatttttaattcaattttcagaGATACTAATTGTAATCTAGCAACCAAATTTGATGCATATGTATTTTATAGCCAAAATGAGCAAGAAGTGCAAACTATTTTGCAAAGTTTGGGTCAAGGATTTCAACGTACTCATTTTGCGGTAtaattgtttgaaataaaaataacactttTAGAGAAAGGTACTTTTCAATAATGGAAACAATATTTCGTGATAAAAATGTTCGTAGAACATTCCTACTTATAAAGCTAGTCAGTTATA includes these proteins:
- the PIG-C gene encoding phosphatidylinositol glycan anchor biosynthesis class C, which gives rise to MTEVQWQKNLYENYGLPDNYTDSTFLKQLRKNIKPNNVTLIEAITFGASVCIQLNIVILFVIIFIWLNKEWTSPNIIFISGVICTVFGYCIFCLKEPNTLTKLTKDLRTVLIFLTFGYILSPVLKTLTETISTDTIYAMTILMFLVHLIFSKYGSLQISLSDSLSITSSIFGSLMLASRLVSPSHAFSLLTVSVQCFVLLPFLMHTLSNKIFISTLLTFSTLYLLLFLSQTLSYVFIITTVFLHFICPCWYIQCQRYKDNIYGPWDEAVISS
- the LOC117610290 gene encoding NF-X1-type zinc finger protein NFXL1, with product MQKFRRAQAENKIAINKHLEANAYLESSSEDEDDRNEEDMQNVVEKVLSAYQGREADSEKILSYLINIFQSGSAVCLICISTIKKADAIWNCNKCYAFLHLSCILHWIRDSLNVKHEKGIAPVWACPKCRTEYEQDEVPRNYKCFCKKVVDPSYYPWNIPHSCGETCGKALQPECGHKCVLLCHPGPCPPCGKTISISCYCGKQVPQPRRCNAKEWSCDTVCDKKYKLCSHSCKQVCHTGECPPCGEALLIECHCKSKKEMKQCFEGSWICDIPCRRALSCNVHICQSTCHLPGDCGNCPLEKNRTCPCGKKRYAVSCEQEQVPTCGDTCGKLLECGSHYCNMRCHTDKCGQCLEVVRKSCRCGSYQKEIACGKEFHCNKKCTQMRLCGRHLCNKKCCDCLMKNIYNVCEKICDNALNCRKHKCSAPCHSGPCYPCERTDIIQCRCGYNKITIPCGTMKKIKPPACNKPCKIPPICHHLKRETHKCHQGPCPPCKKICGLIYKRCGHSCVAVCHTKVWVKVNKNDVKTQPTGPWDIQKETMQLKTLPCPACEVSVPVTCLGGHEIRPWPCHAAKPTSCGRLCGRILPCTNHRCELDCHKVASSEDAKNSIPCMECEKPCLFPRPQGCTHLCPKPCHPAPCSPCKQLVKISCHCGIGTLYRRCSELTSATIEQRNELLKCGNQCPKNYSCGHRCMNNCHPGPCTNENECNKKIKLFCSCKRIKKDYICSMVQKQEISIKCDEICIKLKNEKRQAEAALLEQKRQVEEMRNQEEIKKFERKFKSRRKGKDKFDRKQFHEETCNNYRKCWILTILITLISILIYYVGMEKL
- the LOC117610294 gene encoding uncharacterized protein LOC117610294; the protein is MTVSNPLIKELKGWTRKLTEGDREIDDENIDLPFFCKCLEKCFQKGILLRFNPIGFPKLPDAWYWLEEIAEKNFSSCCTYSLVVEQVKQSPKVHTATGRLRLLIRTCLIRKCLHVPVEMLVRTPLMAINYYDKNSILGDDILGEILLSVLLQSSKLNFKLNLRNSSFLDESWQLPECVTLELVPSKSLGISVCFIKGKALVVNLDRNCVAAEDDKVEIGDILDEINGTAITSNTKGQLRKIMKKSVGQPVCLYVIKHRNKETNELYIPIIHLIKNSDIEGLKKILKKFSSENNEEKQKKETIKPENKALNAGFCVKYCGSAYIGTEGDVKQIERAILLIIKSEEIKSIPAKFECLEIGIRVTQDTDDKVICKQSYMEISSCGRTRNIPNYFAFIAGDTNCNLATKFDAYVFYSQNEQEVQTILQSLGQGFQRTHFAV